The proteins below are encoded in one region of Tsuneonella sp. CC-YZS046:
- a CDS encoding DUF5681 domain-containing protein encodes MSGADDKGEVDDKRLAPYKVGYGRPPAEHRFRKGTSGNPRGRPRGSPNKPKIDTRVGIRVAEAYLREEAYRTVTLREGDRVIELPAIQAVFRAMGVSALKGNRFAQRTLTEMVTKLERDDFTSRLESFGAWVNYKHEWTEAIERAERAGAAPPRPIPHPADVILDPNDGSVRFTGPMTREARDRLDEALKRRTEAQEIVTDCARQYRETDDPKLKEVYLDEWHWEQRMFDIINDAVSERYKTKLESRSYREGASRPGKALDELRASRALRDVSVVGTLVRRQRR; translated from the coding sequence ATGAGCGGCGCCGACGACAAGGGTGAGGTCGACGATAAGCGCTTGGCGCCCTACAAGGTCGGTTACGGTCGCCCTCCGGCCGAGCATCGGTTCCGGAAAGGCACCTCGGGCAATCCGCGTGGGCGCCCGCGCGGATCACCGAACAAGCCGAAGATCGACACTCGGGTCGGCATACGCGTTGCCGAGGCTTACCTGCGCGAAGAGGCCTACCGGACGGTCACGCTGCGCGAGGGTGACAGGGTCATTGAGCTCCCGGCGATCCAGGCGGTGTTCCGCGCGATGGGCGTCTCGGCTCTCAAGGGTAACCGGTTCGCTCAGCGCACGCTCACCGAGATGGTCACCAAGCTCGAACGCGACGACTTCACCTCTCGGCTGGAGTCGTTCGGAGCGTGGGTGAATTACAAGCACGAGTGGACCGAGGCGATCGAGCGGGCAGAACGAGCAGGCGCCGCGCCCCCTCGTCCGATACCCCATCCCGCCGACGTCATCCTCGACCCGAACGATGGCAGCGTCCGGTTCACCGGGCCGATGACCCGCGAGGCGCGGGACCGCCTCGATGAGGCGCTCAAGCGCCGCACCGAAGCGCAGGAAATCGTGACTGACTGCGCCAGGCAATACCGCGAGACCGACGATCCGAAATTGAAGGAGGTGTATCTCGACGAATGGCACTGGGAGCAGCGGATGTTCGACATCATCAACGATGCCGTCTCCGAGCGTTACAAGACGAAGTTGGAGAGCAGATCATATCGCGAGGGCGCTTCTCGGCCCGGCAAGGCCCTAGACGAACTCAGGGCAAGCAGGGCATTACGCGATGTGTCCGTCGTCGGAACACTAGTTCGCCGACAACGGCGGTGA